One genomic segment of Nitrosopumilus sp. includes these proteins:
- the gatB gene encoding Asp-tRNA(Asn)/Glu-tRNA(Gln) amidotransferase subunit GatB: protein MSLIGLEIHCQLTNLQSKLFCTCKANYREFQINENICPICMGLPGSLPRLNQEAVKKATLIAMALNCSIPEKIAFFRKNYFYPDLPKNFQITQLNIYGDTSIGGTGSIMVGNKKIRITRIQLEEDPGRLIYEGNSSKNQITLVDYNRAGTPLVEIVTEPDFENPKQVRDFLNILSDLLENLGVSDPSLEGAMRADANVSIAGGKKVEIKNIGSFHDLEKAVHFEITRQESLYSRNIPIVQETRHWDDKRKITVSSRSKEEELDYRYFLEGDIPWVTIDPDVLNELKSEMPESISSKKARYVSKYGISVQVADVLSSDKFYSDLFEKSHNDSNAKEIANLITTDLMGLVDTREKREDSKILPKHLNDLADAIQSGKISRNSAKTALYEIVKTGHDLSQVISDLDLGNVSDESQLFSIIQQVISEESQAVEQAKSNPQTINYLVGKVMQKTKGKADPTLTLNLLKKQIV, encoded by the coding sequence ATCTCTTTGATTGGTTTAGAGATTCACTGTCAATTGACAAATTTACAAAGTAAATTATTTTGTACATGTAAAGCAAACTATAGAGAATTCCAAATCAATGAAAACATATGTCCCATCTGTATGGGATTACCTGGTAGTTTACCTAGGTTAAATCAAGAAGCAGTTAAAAAAGCCACTTTAATTGCAATGGCATTAAACTGCTCTATACCTGAAAAGATTGCATTTTTTAGAAAAAATTACTTCTATCCAGATTTACCAAAAAATTTCCAAATCACACAACTAAACATCTATGGTGATACAAGTATTGGTGGAACTGGTTCAATTATGGTAGGAAATAAAAAAATTAGAATTACAAGAATACAGTTAGAAGAAGATCCTGGTAGACTGATATATGAAGGCAATTCATCAAAAAATCAAATAACTCTTGTTGACTATAATCGTGCTGGGACACCATTAGTTGAAATTGTCACCGAACCTGATTTTGAAAATCCAAAACAAGTAAGGGATTTTCTAAATATTCTATCGGATCTATTGGAAAATTTAGGAGTATCTGATCCAAGCTTAGAAGGTGCAATGAGGGCTGATGCTAATGTATCTATTGCAGGTGGTAAAAAAGTTGAAATTAAAAATATTGGTTCATTCCATGATCTAGAAAAAGCAGTTCATTTTGAAATTACAAGACAGGAAAGCCTATACTCTAGAAATATTCCTATAGTTCAAGAAACGCGTCATTGGGATGATAAGAGAAAGATTACTGTCTCATCACGTTCAAAAGAAGAAGAACTAGATTACAGATATTTTCTAGAAGGGGATATTCCTTGGGTTACAATAGATCCTGATGTTTTAAACGAATTAAAATCTGAAATGCCAGAAAGTATTAGCTCAAAAAAAGCACGCTATGTATCAAAGTATGGTATATCCGTTCAAGTAGCAGATGTTCTCTCATCTGATAAATTTTATTCTGATCTATTTGAAAAATCTCATAATGATTCCAATGCAAAAGAAATTGCTAACCTCATTACAACTGATCTTATGGGATTAGTTGACACCAGAGAAAAACGTGAAGACTCAAAGATTCTACCAAAACATTTGAATGATTTGGCAGATGCAATTCAGTCTGGAAAAATTTCTAGAAATTCTGCAAAAACTGCGTTATATGAAATTGTAAAAACTGGGCATGATCTATCTCAAGTAATATCTGACTTAGATCTTGGAAATGTATCTGACGAATCACAATTGTTTAGTATTATACAACAAGTAATATCTGAGGAATCTCAAGCAGTAGAACAAGCAAAATCTAATCCTCAAACAATTAATTATTTAGTTGGTAAAGTGATGCAAAAGACAAAGGGTAAGGCAGATCCTACTTTGACCCTGAATTTATTAAAAAAACAAATTGTATAA
- the gatA gene encoding Asp-tRNA(Asn)/Glu-tRNA(Gln) amidotransferase subunit GatA, whose translation MNLKISALDFVQEVKTGNISVEDFIAKTLEQIQNVDDKLHAFLSINEQSIDQAREIDKKIKSGDKIGDCFGMPISIKDNLCIKDSKTTCASKMLENFVAPYDATVITKLKQQDAIFVGKVNMDEFAMGLTTEFSAFGPSKNPWNEDYVPGGSSGGSAVSVASFECVASLGSDTGGSVRNPASFCSTVGYKPTYGLISRFGLISYANSIEQIGPLTRTVKDTAFILNMISGVDPNDNTTIDNFNQDYLSEIDSGIEGKKIGIIKEMISEGIDSEVLSATKEAIKKLESLGATCEEISLDMVQYSVAAYYTITATEAGSNLARYDNLRYGYDFPVEGYEFNSYISKARRHFGPEVIRRMIVGGFVPSSGQAGKYFLKALKVKSKLTREINDAFKKFDLLISPTVPILPFKIGEKINDPVSLFLVDINTVAANLTGKPAISIPFTFSNGLPIGIQLMADSNNDKMLLQAAYALESTVTLPEVSL comes from the coding sequence ATGAATCTAAAAATATCTGCTCTTGACTTCGTTCAAGAAGTAAAAACTGGAAATATTTCTGTGGAGGACTTTATTGCAAAAACACTAGAACAAATTCAAAATGTGGATGACAAACTACATGCATTCTTATCCATAAATGAGCAATCCATTGATCAAGCCAGAGAAATTGATAAGAAAATCAAGTCTGGTGACAAAATTGGAGATTGTTTTGGTATGCCAATTTCTATTAAAGATAATTTATGCATTAAAGATTCTAAAACCACATGTGCATCAAAAATGCTTGAAAATTTTGTTGCACCATATGATGCTACAGTAATTACAAAATTAAAACAACAGGATGCAATATTTGTAGGCAAAGTAAATATGGATGAATTTGCAATGGGATTGACAACTGAATTCAGTGCATTTGGCCCAAGTAAAAATCCATGGAATGAGGATTATGTTCCTGGTGGTTCTTCTGGCGGAAGTGCAGTTTCTGTAGCGTCTTTTGAATGTGTTGCATCACTTGGCTCTGATACTGGAGGTTCTGTTAGAAATCCTGCAAGTTTTTGTTCTACTGTAGGATACAAACCAACTTATGGGTTGATTAGCAGATTTGGTTTAATTTCTTATGCAAACAGTATAGAGCAAATAGGGCCTCTTACAAGGACAGTTAAAGACACTGCATTTATTCTAAACATGATTTCTGGAGTTGACCCAAATGATAACACTACAATTGATAATTTCAATCAAGACTATCTATCTGAAATTGATTCTGGAATAGAGGGAAAGAAAATTGGAATTATTAAAGAGATGATTAGCGAAGGGATAGATTCTGAAGTTCTATCTGCAACTAAAGAAGCCATAAAAAAACTTGAGAGTCTTGGTGCTACCTGTGAAGAGATATCATTAGACATGGTGCAATATTCTGTAGCTGCATATTATACAATTACTGCAACTGAGGCTGGAAGCAATCTTGCAAGATATGATAACTTAAGATATGGGTATGATTTTCCTGTAGAGGGCTATGAGTTTAATTCTTACATCTCTAAAGCCCGAAGACATTTTGGTCCTGAAGTAATCAGACGTATGATTGTTGGTGGATTCGTTCCATCATCCGGACAAGCTGGAAAATATTTTCTTAAAGCACTAAAGGTAAAAAGTAAACTAACACGAGAGATTAATGATGCATTTAAGAAATTTGATTTATTGATATCTCCCACTGTGCCTATTCTCCCATTTAAGATAGGTGAAAAAATTAATGATCCAGTTTCATTGTTTCTAGTTGACATTAATACTGTTGCCGCAAATCTAACTGGGAAACCTGCGATATCCATTCCATTTACTTTCTCAAATGGACTGCCAATAGGAATTCAATTAATGGCAGATTCTAATAATGATAAAATGTTGCTACAAGCAGCTTATGCTTTGGAGAGTACTGTTACTTTACCGGAGGTATCTCTTTGA